The Alkalihalophilus pseudofirmus nucleotide sequence GAAATCGATTCAAGCAAAAGTAATCACCCTCATCTGTACGCTGCTCTTAATTACGTTAGGTGTTGTTTCCACTTTAACGTATTTTCAAGTAAAACAACAGGTTGAGGACAATGTTCGAGTTGAAGGGGAGTCCCTTGTACAAGAAAAAACAGATCTCATCTCATTGTATTTAGAGAATTTCGCATCATCTCTTGACCGTTACAGTCAAGATGGACGCATTATAGACATGCTCGAAGCAGCCGAAGAAGAACAAGAAGCTGCGTGGACGATTGTTAACGAAGACTTTCAAACGTTCAATTCCCTAAATGAACACATCGCTGTTACATATATCGGTTCAAACGAAGGTGAATTTTTTACGGAACCGTTTATTGATGTAGGTTCAGATTATGACCCACGTACGCGTCCTTGGTATACAGCAGCAGAAGAAAATCCAGCAGCCGTCATTTGGACAGAGCCCTATGAAGACGCTAGTACGGGTGAATATGTAGTCACTGCAGCCAAAGCTGTAACATCTGGTACGACCGTGCTCGGAGTCGTATCATTTGATTTATATTTAGAAAACTTAACATCGATTATTAATGCTAGCAGCCCTGGGTACGACGGCTACTTTTTCTTATTTGACCAATCTGGCATTGCTCTTGTCCACCCTACACTAAGCGGGAATCAAGCAGATCATCCGGTTGTGTCCCAATTAATTCAATCATCTAATGATAACGGCTTTATGGATTATCAATCAGAAGGAGAAAACCGTCTTCTTTATTACAATACAGTTTCAGAAACAGGCTGGAGGGCAGGCGCTGTATTCTCACATGAAAATATGATGGCTGGCGCTCGAGATATCCGCACAACGATCATTGTAATCGCCCTTGCTGCTATTTTATTATCAGGCGGTATTGCTTATATTTTCTCAAGAAGAATCACTAAGCCAATCGTTGCGTTAAAGAAAGAAGTAAGTCGTGTAGCAAACGGTGACCTTACAACGACGATGAACAGCACATCTAAAGATGAAATCGGACAATTGACCAATGATTTTAATGTTATGGTAGGATCTATGCGTGAGTTGGTTGAATCCATTCAAGCTTCAGTTGAACAAGTAAATGATTCGGCAGAAAGCCTAAGTGCAGTTTCTGAGGAGACAATCGCTTCAAGTGAGGAAGTGGCAAACGCCATTAGCGAAGTGGCATCCGGCTCTACCCAGCAGGCGGAAGATGTAGATGGGGCAAAAGATTTAACGATCGAGCTGTCCAATCAAATTGAAAAAGTCGATTACCACTCGGATGAATTGGTCGTCTTATCTAAAAAAGCTACAGAAGAAAACCAAAAAGGCTCTACGCAAGTAGCTCTTCTGCAAGAGAAAACAAAAGCATTTAATACTGTGATTGGAAATGTAGAGAGTGTCGTGGAAACCCTTGCTAACCGCATCAAAGAAGTAGAGCAAGTAATTAATACAATTAACGATATCTCGAATCAAACGAACTTACTCGCTTTAAATGCAAGTATTGAAGCTGCTCGTGCTGGTGACAGTGGTCGAGGATTTGCTGTCGTCGCTGATGAGGTGCGAAAGCTCGCTGAGCAGACTTCTCAAGCCACTGAAAAAGTACGCCATACAATTGAAGGGATTGAAGCGGAAACGTCTAAAGTCGTTAGTGAAGTACATTCTACAAAGACTATCACAGCTGAACAAAATACAGCAGTGGCCGCAACAGAACAATCTTTTAATGAAATTGAATACGTTGTAGGCGATATTATCCAAGCGATTGACCTTATTAAAGAAGAAGTAAGACATATGAATGAACGTAAAGATTCTGTTGTCGCATCCATTGAAAACATTGCTGCTATTTCTCAGCAATCAGCAGCGGCAGCTGAAGAAGTTACAGCTTCTACAGAAGAACAAATGCGTGCCCTAGCTACCGTTTCTGACTCTGCTGAGGTGCTGACAGATGCAAGTGAACTTCTTACTGAGCGAATGAATCGTTTTAAAGTATAAAGACAGAAAAGACCCTGACTTGAGTGAACACAGGCTAGGGTCTTAGTCTTTTTATTTATCTAATTTAAGCTTTGCTAATGCATCCGCAAGAGCAGTATTTCCAAAATCTTCATCTTTGTTTTGCTTTTTCATATAGTTTGAAACCTCACGCTTTGAGACTTGCTTATGCTTATTTTTCTTTTTGCGTTCATTAAAGACCGACAGCTTCTCACGATGACCGCACACACAAGCAAATGTTTGACCTTCTCCTTCTCCTCTAAGCTCAAGTTTCTTTTTACATTTAGGGCAGCGAGCATTGGTGACCTTCGCGATATTCTTTTTATAGCCGCACTCACGATCCTGACACACTCTCATCTTCCCTCTTTTCCCATTCACTTCAAGCATCAGCTTGCCGCATTCAGGGCATTTGCTTCCTGTTATATTATCGTGACGGAAGGTTTTATCACTAGCCTTAATCGACCCTACAATTGATTTGGCATATTGCTTCATGTCAGAGATAAAAGCCTGCTTTGTCAGCTTGCCATTCGCAATCGCTTCAAGCTTTTGTTCCCACTCAGCCGTAAGTGCAGGAGTACGTAAATCTTCTGGAACAAGATCAAGCAGCTGCTTGCCCTTAGACGTGATAAAAAGATCTTTCCCTCGCTTTTCAATTAAAAAGGATTGGAAAAGCTTTTCGATAATATCTGCTCTCGTAGCAACGGTTCCAATCCCGCCTGTTTTTCCAAGGGTTTCCACAATCTCTTCCGTTTTATTTTCCATAAAAGCTTGAGGACGCTCCATCGCAGAAAGCAATGTTCCTTCATTAAATCGAGCTGGCGGCTTTGTCTCACCTTTTGTGAGGGTGCAATTCTTAATCGTGAATTCTTCAGCTTCCTTTACTACAGGGAGCCCTTCGCTTTCTTCCTTTGTATCGTATACGACTTTCCATCCTAACGCGAGAACTTGGTCCCCCTTCGCTTCGAACTGCTCCCCACAAGCTTCAGCCTCTATTTTGGTCTGCTCATACTCATATGCCGGGTACAATACAGCTAAAAAGCGTCTAACAATCAGCTGGTAGAGCTTGTATTCCCTATCTGATAAAGCAGATGGTGCCGGGGCCTGCTCTGTAGGAATAATCGCATGATGGTCCGTCACTTTACGGTCATCAACAAAATGAGAGTCCGCTTTCAATGGACGCTTCCTGATGTCTGAAACGAATTTCCTGTAAGGCTGTACATCA carries:
- a CDS encoding DNA topoisomerase III, producing the protein MKKSVVLAEKPSVARDLARVLKCEKKGNGYFEGSKYIVTWALGHLVTLADPESYGDTYKSWKLEDLPMLPSKLNLVVIKKTSKQFHAVKAQLNRGDVDQVIIATDAGREGELVARWILAKAHCHKPVKRLWISSVTDKAIQEGFSQLKDGKRYEPLYDAAVARSEADWYVGLNGTRALTTKYNAQLSCGRVQTPTLAMIAKREADIQAFKPKSFDQLFISVKDSLRFQWYQKESGERRIFDDQHAKNLKEKLEGEKLTVKAVKKQKKKTLAPKLYDLTELQREANQKFGFSAKETLSTLQKLYEHHKAVTYPRTDSRYLSSDLVETLDDRLKACDVQPYRKFVSDIRKRPLKADSHFVDDRKVTDHHAIIPTEQAPAPSALSDREYKLYQLIVRRFLAVLYPAYEYEQTKIEAEACGEQFEAKGDQVLALGWKVVYDTKEESEGLPVVKEAEEFTIKNCTLTKGETKPPARFNEGTLLSAMERPQAFMENKTEEIVETLGKTGGIGTVATRADIIEKLFQSFLIEKRGKDLFITSKGKQLLDLVPEDLRTPALTAEWEQKLEAIANGKLTKQAFISDMKQYAKSIVGSIKASDKTFRHDNITGSKCPECGKLMLEVNGKRGKMRVCQDRECGYKKNIAKVTNARCPKCKKKLELRGEGEGQTFACVCGHREKLSVFNERKKKNKHKQVSKREVSNYMKKQNKDEDFGNTALADALAKLKLDK
- a CDS encoding methyl-accepting chemotaxis protein; this encodes MEQVKSIQAKVITLICTLLLITLGVVSTLTYFQVKQQVEDNVRVEGESLVQEKTDLISLYLENFASSLDRYSQDGRIIDMLEAAEEEQEAAWTIVNEDFQTFNSLNEHIAVTYIGSNEGEFFTEPFIDVGSDYDPRTRPWYTAAEENPAAVIWTEPYEDASTGEYVVTAAKAVTSGTTVLGVVSFDLYLENLTSIINASSPGYDGYFFLFDQSGIALVHPTLSGNQADHPVVSQLIQSSNDNGFMDYQSEGENRLLYYNTVSETGWRAGAVFSHENMMAGARDIRTTIIVIALAAILLSGGIAYIFSRRITKPIVALKKEVSRVANGDLTTTMNSTSKDEIGQLTNDFNVMVGSMRELVESIQASVEQVNDSAESLSAVSEETIASSEEVANAISEVASGSTQQAEDVDGAKDLTIELSNQIEKVDYHSDELVVLSKKATEENQKGSTQVALLQEKTKAFNTVIGNVESVVETLANRIKEVEQVINTINDISNQTNLLALNASIEAARAGDSGRGFAVVADEVRKLAEQTSQATEKVRHTIEGIEAETSKVVSEVHSTKTITAEQNTAVAATEQSFNEIEYVVGDIIQAIDLIKEEVRHMNERKDSVVASIENIAAISQQSAAAAEEVTASTEEQMRALATVSDSAEVLTDASELLTERMNRFKV